A genome region from Microcella alkaliphila includes the following:
- a CDS encoding class II 3-deoxy-7-phosphoheptulonate synthase, which yields MVDPTEPVIAADPDIVAGLDHWRTLPIKQQPQWSDAAAAEAASAELGTLPPLVFAGEVDNLRDRLARAARGEAFLLQGGDCAETFAGATADQIRNRVKTILQMAVVLTYGASMPVIKMGRMAGQFAKPRSSDSETRGDVTLPAYRGDIVNGYDFTPESRAADPRRIVQGYHTAAATLNLIRAFTQGGFADLRMVHSWNKGFAANPANQRYEGLAKEIDRAIKFMEAAGADFDELKRVEFYSSHEGLLMDYERPMTRIDSRTGLPYNTSAHFLWIGERTRELDGAHVDFFKRIRNPIGVKLGPSTTPETMERLIDVLDPDREPGRLTFITRMGAGKIRDALPPLLEAIKGMDANPLWVTDPMHGNGLTTPTGYKTRRFNDVVDEVKGFFEAHRAAGTHPGGIHVELTGDDVTECLGGSEMIDEATLATRYESLCDPRLNHMQSLELAFLVAEELSAS from the coding sequence GTGGTCGACCCGACCGAACCTGTGATCGCCGCTGACCCCGACATCGTTGCGGGGCTCGACCACTGGCGCACGCTGCCGATCAAACAGCAGCCCCAGTGGTCGGACGCCGCGGCGGCAGAGGCGGCCTCCGCTGAACTCGGCACCCTTCCGCCGCTGGTGTTCGCCGGCGAGGTCGACAACCTGCGCGACCGCCTGGCGCGCGCGGCGCGCGGCGAAGCCTTCCTCCTGCAGGGCGGCGACTGCGCCGAGACCTTTGCGGGTGCGACCGCCGACCAGATTCGCAACCGGGTGAAGACGATCCTGCAGATGGCGGTCGTGCTCACCTACGGTGCGTCGATGCCGGTCATCAAGATGGGCCGCATGGCCGGCCAGTTTGCGAAGCCCCGCTCGAGTGACTCTGAGACGCGCGGCGATGTCACGCTGCCCGCCTACCGTGGCGACATCGTCAACGGTTACGACTTCACCCCCGAGTCGCGTGCCGCCGACCCGCGCCGAATTGTGCAGGGCTACCACACGGCCGCGGCAACGCTGAACCTGATCCGTGCCTTCACGCAGGGTGGTTTCGCCGACCTGCGCATGGTGCACTCGTGGAACAAGGGCTTCGCCGCGAACCCGGCCAACCAGCGCTACGAGGGCCTCGCGAAGGAGATCGACCGCGCCATCAAGTTCATGGAGGCGGCGGGCGCCGACTTCGACGAGCTGAAGCGTGTCGAGTTCTACTCGAGCCACGAGGGCCTGCTCATGGACTACGAGCGCCCGATGACCCGCATCGACTCGCGCACGGGGCTGCCGTACAACACGAGCGCCCACTTCCTCTGGATCGGCGAGCGCACCCGCGAGCTCGACGGCGCGCACGTCGACTTCTTCAAGCGCATCCGCAATCCCATCGGCGTGAAGCTCGGGCCGTCGACGACGCCCGAGACGATGGAGCGCCTCATCGACGTGCTTGACCCCGATCGCGAACCGGGCCGCCTCACCTTCATCACGCGCATGGGTGCCGGCAAGATCCGGGATGCTCTGCCCCCGCTTCTCGAGGCCATTAAGGGCATGGACGCGAACCCGCTGTGGGTGACCGACCCCATGCACGGCAACGGCCTCACCACCCCGACCGGCTACAAGACGCGTCGCTTCAACGACGTCGTCGATGAGGTCAAGGGCTTCTTTGAGGCGCACCGCGCGGCGGGCACGCACCCCGGCGGTATCCACGTCGAGCTCACGGGCGACGATGTCACCGAGTGCCTCGGCGGCAGCGAGATGATCGACGAGGCGACGCTGGCGACGCGCTACGAATCGCTGTGCGACCCGCGCCTGAACCACATGCAGTCGCTCGAGCTGGCGTTCCTCGTCGCGGAGGAGCTCAGCGCGAGCTGA
- a CDS encoding DUF3040 domain-containing protein produces MPLSEQEQRLLEEMERNLYRNDADFVSAVSGRRGKPNYTLVTVGALLAVVGIGVLITGVVTSIPLVGVLGFAVMFGGVLLALTPAKGSASSAAPEAPAAARTNRSSWTDRMNERWERRQEGER; encoded by the coding sequence ATGCCGCTGTCAGAGCAGGAGCAGCGCCTTCTCGAAGAGATGGAGCGCAACCTCTACCGCAACGACGCCGATTTCGTGTCGGCGGTCTCCGGTCGCCGAGGCAAGCCCAACTACACGCTCGTCACCGTGGGTGCTCTGCTTGCCGTCGTCGGCATCGGCGTGCTCATTACGGGCGTCGTGACCAGCATCCCGTTGGTGGGTGTGCTCGGCTTCGCGGTCATGTTCGGCGGAGTGCTGCTCGCGCTCACGCCCGCCAAGGGGTCGGCGTCGTCCGCCGCACCCGAGGCACCCGCCGCTGCTCGCACGAACCGGTCCTCCTGGACCGACCGCATGAACGAGCGCTGGGAGCGCCGCCAGGAGGGCGAGCGCTAG
- a CDS encoding LysM peptidoglycan-binding domain-containing protein → MTVRHDTDTEHDPDAAGRAREVFAGLAPRAPGAVSTEPAAAFRRASTTPRSTGRALTYGTMPVVLTGAIVLGLGLTGPVDAAQATRKPLAPKPQQNPAAPSLRAALGQVGAAMTPGALGVRTIQAAAAPASYVVQAGDTVSDIAGRFGLSTPAVLAMNGLSWNSLIFPGQVLKLTDAPTKVAATPTPATQDGFYVVAAGDTVSGIAARFGVTTQAVLDANGLGWRSIIYPGQQLRIPGVSPAASESGTAAETVTHESVEADEVLSLPVSERPTLPGGPAEQAAPAVAAPAPAPAPPPAEAAPAPAPAPPAPAPAPPIAPPTTPPPGTVTALNADQRAHAQTIISVGRQLGVPDYGIVIALATAMQESSLRNLSWGHLDSVGLFQQRPSSGWGTPAQLQDPAYAARLFYGGPHNPNAGRTRGLLDIRGWQSMSLTVAAQAVQISAYPDAYAKWETSAWAWLAQRG, encoded by the coding sequence ATGACCGTCCGTCACGACACCGACACCGAGCACGACCCGGATGCTGCTGGCCGCGCTCGCGAGGTCTTCGCCGGCCTCGCGCCGCGCGCCCCGGGCGCAGTCTCGACAGAACCCGCCGCGGCATTCCGTCGCGCGTCGACTACCCCGCGCAGCACCGGCCGTGCGCTCACGTACGGCACCATGCCCGTCGTCCTGACAGGCGCGATCGTGCTCGGGCTCGGCCTCACCGGACCCGTCGACGCCGCCCAGGCCACTCGTAAGCCGCTCGCTCCGAAACCCCAACAGAACCCGGCGGCGCCGAGTCTGCGGGCGGCCCTCGGCCAGGTCGGCGCGGCTATGACGCCGGGTGCTCTCGGGGTTCGGACCATTCAGGCTGCCGCCGCGCCGGCGAGCTACGTCGTTCAGGCGGGCGACACCGTCTCCGACATCGCGGGCCGCTTTGGCCTCTCGACCCCCGCCGTGCTCGCGATGAACGGTCTCAGCTGGAACTCGTTGATCTTCCCGGGCCAGGTTCTGAAGCTCACGGATGCCCCGACGAAGGTGGCCGCGACGCCAACGCCCGCGACGCAGGACGGCTTCTACGTGGTCGCTGCGGGCGACACGGTGTCGGGCATCGCCGCCCGCTTCGGCGTGACAACGCAGGCCGTGCTCGATGCCAATGGACTCGGCTGGCGAAGCATCATCTACCCCGGTCAGCAGCTGCGGATTCCCGGCGTGAGCCCCGCCGCAAGCGAGTCCGGTACGGCAGCGGAAACGGTCACTCACGAATCTGTCGAGGCCGACGAGGTGCTGTCGCTGCCGGTCAGCGAGCGACCGACGCTTCCGGGCGGTCCTGCGGAGCAGGCGGCGCCCGCCGTCGCGGCACCGGCGCCGGCCCCCGCGCCCCCGCCCGCCGAGGCGGCGCCCGCACCGGCGCCCGCACCCCCCGCTCCGGCGCCCGCGCCGCCCATCGCGCCGCCCACGACTCCCCCGCCCGGCACCGTGACGGCCCTGAACGCCGACCAGCGCGCTCACGCACAGACGATCATCTCGGTGGGCCGGCAGCTGGGCGTGCCCGACTACGGCATCGTGATCGCACTCGCGACCGCGATGCAGGAGTCGTCGCTGCGCAACCTCTCGTGGGGCCACCTCGACTCCGTGGGCCTGTTCCAGCAGCGGCCCTCGAGCGGCTGGGGAACTCCCGCACAGCTGCAGGATCCCGCCTACGCAGCGCGCCTGTTCTACGGCGGCCCGCATAACCCGAACGCCGGGCGCACCAGGGGTCTTCTCGACATCCGCGGGTGGCAGTCAATGTCGCTCACGGTCGCCGCGCAGGCGGTGCAAATCTCGGCCTACCCCGACGCCTACGCCAAGTGGGAAACGAGCGCCTGGGCGTGGCTCGCACAACGCGGCTAA
- the rsmH gene encoding 16S rRNA (cytosine(1402)-N(4))-methyltransferase RsmH, with the protein MTADRHIPVLLERCLDLLAPAIESPGAVLIDATLGLGGHTEAALTRFPELTVVGLDRDSDALRLASERLAPFGDRFRPVHTVYDRVREALDELEIDRVQGVLFDLGVSSMQLDEAERGFAYAQDAPLDMRMDRTTGVTAADVLASYAEADLRRIFHRYGEEQLAARYARRIVERRTEAPIERSEQLNRIIADATPQAARRPGHPAKRVYQALRIEVNAELAALEAALPAAIDALAVGGRIVVLAYQSLEDRIVKRELAARSRSTAPAGLPVELPEHAPELRLLVRGAEQADDAERARNPRAIPVRLRAAERLRDVA; encoded by the coding sequence ATGACTGCCGACCGCCACATCCCCGTCCTGCTCGAGCGCTGCCTCGACCTGCTTGCCCCCGCCATCGAGTCGCCGGGCGCCGTCCTCATCGACGCCACCCTCGGTCTCGGCGGCCACACCGAGGCGGCGCTGACGCGGTTTCCCGAACTGACGGTCGTCGGCCTCGACCGAGACTCCGACGCGCTCCGGCTCGCGAGCGAGCGTCTCGCCCCCTTCGGCGACCGATTCCGTCCCGTCCACACGGTCTACGACCGGGTCCGTGAGGCGCTCGACGAGCTCGAGATCGACCGCGTGCAGGGGGTCCTGTTCGACCTCGGCGTCTCGTCCATGCAGTTGGACGAGGCCGAGCGCGGCTTTGCGTACGCCCAGGATGCTCCGCTCGACATGCGCATGGACCGCACGACGGGCGTCACCGCCGCCGACGTCCTCGCGAGCTACGCGGAGGCCGACCTCCGACGCATCTTCCACCGCTACGGCGAGGAGCAGCTCGCGGCCCGCTATGCGCGCCGCATCGTTGAGCGCCGCACGGAGGCGCCCATTGAGCGCAGCGAGCAGCTGAACCGCATCATCGCCGACGCGACCCCCCAGGCGGCCCGCCGCCCGGGACACCCCGCAAAGCGCGTCTACCAGGCGTTGCGCATCGAGGTCAACGCTGAGCTCGCCGCCCTCGAGGCCGCCCTGCCTGCCGCGATCGACGCGCTCGCCGTCGGCGGACGCATCGTCGTGCTCGCCTACCAGTCGCTGGAAGACCGCATCGTGAAGCGCGAGCTCGCGGCGCGCAGCCGCTCGACGGCGCCGGCCGGTCTCCCCGTCGAACTGCCCGAACACGCTCCCGAGTTGCGCCTGCTCGTACGCGGCGCCGAACAGGCCGATGACGCTGAGCGTGCCCGCAACCCGCGGGCGATCCCCGTGCGCCTGCGCGCGGCCGAACGACTGCGAGACGTCGCGTGA
- a CDS encoding Rv2175c family DNA-binding protein, protein MSVESSRWLTVPDLVDILGLSPGKIHRLLEERHLLAVRRDGVVVVPEEFLLDGEPVHGLPGTLTLLADAGFSDDEAMEWMLAPHDQLDGSPTGALRAGRKAEVRRIAQAEAF, encoded by the coding sequence GTGAGCGTCGAATCGTCCCGCTGGCTAACCGTTCCCGATCTGGTCGACATCCTGGGCCTCAGCCCCGGCAAGATTCACCGACTCCTCGAGGAGCGGCACCTGCTCGCCGTCCGACGAGACGGCGTCGTCGTCGTGCCGGAAGAGTTCCTCCTCGATGGTGAGCCCGTTCACGGCCTGCCGGGCACGTTGACGCTCTTGGCCGACGCCGGATTCAGCGACGACGAGGCCATGGAATGGATGCTCGCCCCGCACGATCAGCTCGACGGCTCGCCGACCGGAGCCCTCCGCGCGGGCCGCAAGGCTGAAGTGCGGCGCATCGCGCAGGCCGAAGCGTTCTAG
- the mraZ gene encoding division/cell wall cluster transcriptional repressor MraZ: MFLGTHTPKLDDKGRLILPAKFRGSLADGLVLARGQERCIYVFTPEVFQQKVQLITTAPLTSKVARDYVRMFLSGASAEEPDKQFRVTIPPALRQYAELDRDLTVIGAGDRAEIWSTPAWEAYYAAQEETFSSMEEEVIPGLF; encoded by the coding sequence ATGTTCCTTGGCACGCACACCCCCAAACTCGACGACAAGGGCCGGCTGATCCTCCCGGCGAAGTTCCGCGGCTCCCTCGCCGACGGACTCGTTCTCGCCCGCGGCCAGGAGCGCTGCATCTACGTGTTCACCCCCGAGGTGTTCCAGCAGAAGGTGCAGCTCATCACCACGGCGCCGCTCACGAGCAAGGTCGCCCGCGATTACGTCCGCATGTTCCTGTCGGGGGCCAGCGCCGAAGAGCCCGACAAGCAGTTCCGCGTGACGATTCCGCCGGCACTGCGCCAGTACGCGGAACTCGACCGCGACCTCACCGTGATCGGCGCTGGTGACCGAGCCGAAATCTGGTCGACCCCTGCCTGGGAGGCGTACTACGCCGCCCAGGAGGAGACGTTCTCGTCGATGGAGGAGGAGGTGATCCCCGGCCTCTTCTGA
- a CDS encoding polyprenyl synthetase family protein, which produces MAERLRLVDLVHARLGRFLDDRQAHLDSVADELGVFVDAGRDLLAGGKRFRALFAYWGWQAVAGASKPDDLLATLDEHPDIDAIIDVAAALEIFQGAALVHDDIMDNSDTRRGKPAAHRRFESMHREREWAGSASVYGMSGALLLGDLLLGWSDELLDDGLAQLGDRRAARAARDEFRTMRTEVMLGQYLDIYEEVAWREADEREQLPRAHRVVTYKSAKYSIEAPLALGALMAGGTEEQVSALRAFGLPLGVAFQLRDDLLGVFGDPEVTGKPAGDDLREGKRTVIIALARAGLPVGPRALIDELLGDPELTPHQVATLQATIRDSGAVETVESIIARSVAEAVAALEDAPISRAATRELIGLADTVTRRQS; this is translated from the coding sequence GTGGCTGAGAGATTGCGCCTAGTTGACCTGGTCCACGCTCGACTCGGCCGGTTCCTCGACGACCGCCAGGCGCACCTCGACTCGGTCGCCGACGAACTTGGAGTCTTCGTCGACGCCGGCCGCGATCTCCTGGCCGGCGGGAAGCGGTTCCGCGCGTTGTTCGCCTACTGGGGCTGGCAGGCGGTGGCGGGAGCCTCGAAGCCGGACGACCTTCTCGCGACGCTGGACGAGCATCCCGACATCGACGCGATCATCGACGTCGCGGCAGCCCTCGAGATCTTCCAGGGCGCGGCGCTCGTGCACGACGACATCATGGACAACTCCGACACCCGCCGCGGCAAGCCGGCCGCGCACCGCCGATTCGAGTCCATGCACCGCGAACGCGAATGGGCGGGAAGCGCGAGCGTGTATGGCATGTCGGGCGCGCTCTTGCTCGGCGACCTTCTGCTCGGCTGGAGCGACGAATTGCTCGACGATGGCCTCGCACAGCTGGGCGACCGCCGAGCCGCACGCGCGGCGCGCGACGAGTTCCGCACCATGCGCACCGAAGTCATGCTCGGGCAGTACCTCGACATCTACGAGGAGGTCGCCTGGCGCGAGGCCGACGAGCGCGAACAGCTCCCCCGCGCCCACCGCGTCGTGACGTACAAGTCGGCGAAGTACTCCATCGAGGCGCCTCTCGCGCTCGGCGCGCTTATGGCCGGGGGCACCGAGGAGCAGGTGTCGGCCCTGCGCGCCTTCGGCCTCCCGCTCGGCGTGGCCTTCCAGTTGCGTGACGACCTGCTGGGCGTCTTCGGTGACCCGGAGGTCACCGGCAAGCCCGCGGGCGACGACCTGCGCGAGGGCAAGCGCACCGTGATCATCGCGCTTGCGCGGGCGGGCCTGCCGGTCGGCCCGCGTGCCCTCATCGACGAGCTTCTCGGCGACCCCGAGCTGACCCCCCACCAGGTGGCCACCCTGCAGGCGACGATTCGGGATAGTGGAGCCGTCGAGACCGTCGAGTCGATCATCGCCCGCTCGGTCGCGGAGGCGGTCGCGGCGCTTGAGGACGCGCCCATCAGCCGCGCAGCGACGCGCGAACTCATCGGGCTCGCCGACACGGTCACCCGCCGGCAGAGCTAG
- the pknB gene encoding Stk1 family PASTA domain-containing Ser/Thr kinase has product MSAAPGDPLIGRLIDGRYHVRSRIARGGMATVYLATDQRLDRLVAVKIMHGHLADDSQFKERFIQEARSAARLAHPNVVNVFDQGQDHESAYLVMEYLPGITLRELLQEYGALTPEQTLDIGEAVLAGLSAAHKAAIVHRDLKPENVLLADDGRIKIGDFGLARAASANTATGAALLGTIAYLSPELITRGVADTRSDIYALGIMMFEMLTGEQPFKGEQPMQIAYQHANDSVPAPSTVNPDVPAELDELVLWATARDPADRPADARALLEQLRDTSRSLATSIVATGPQQTMVLPPLSTSAAAMTAETQVIAPAGAAAAPPADPGTPSQRLALAAPARRRRGIAIMLVVLLVAGLAAVAGWWFSSGPGGSVTIPELRSVAEADARVILADEGLLVASETVREFSLDVDAGLVIRTDPPAGEAVPRETEVTLVVSEGAEPTTVPDVRGQPEADARAILEDAGFVVAEERAERFDGEIGDGSVLEVRDAEGSPLAAGADSFRGTPVSLLVSVGSIPEVRGLTLDAAQAELDRRGLGSTVATETFDNDIAAGSVLGYGDLPEVIQPGDTLPLVVSRGPDLVEIPDVIGLSINEAIEALRAAEFGVDVRTNVPESFLWNFTSVQNVIPSQDGSAVRGSTIIIEAFV; this is encoded by the coding sequence GTGAGCGCCGCGCCCGGAGACCCGTTGATCGGCCGGCTTATCGACGGTCGCTACCACGTGCGCTCCCGCATCGCTCGGGGTGGCATGGCGACCGTGTACCTCGCCACCGATCAGCGGCTCGACCGCCTCGTCGCGGTCAAGATCATGCACGGGCACTTGGCTGACGACAGCCAATTCAAGGAGCGCTTCATCCAGGAGGCGCGCAGCGCCGCTCGCCTCGCGCATCCGAACGTCGTCAACGTTTTCGACCAGGGACAGGACCACGAGTCGGCCTATCTCGTCATGGAGTATCTGCCCGGCATCACCCTGCGCGAGCTGCTGCAGGAGTACGGCGCGCTCACCCCCGAGCAGACGCTCGACATCGGCGAGGCGGTGCTCGCGGGACTTTCGGCGGCGCACAAGGCCGCCATCGTGCACCGCGATCTGAAGCCCGAGAACGTGCTGTTGGCGGACGACGGCCGCATCAAGATCGGCGACTTCGGTCTCGCGCGCGCCGCCAGCGCCAACACCGCGACGGGCGCGGCGCTGCTCGGCACGATCGCCTACCTCTCCCCCGAGCTCATCACCCGCGGCGTCGCCGACACCCGCAGCGACATCTACGCGCTCGGCATCATGATGTTCGAGATGCTCACCGGTGAGCAGCCGTTCAAGGGCGAGCAGCCGATGCAGATCGCCTACCAACACGCGAACGACTCGGTGCCGGCCCCCAGCACCGTCAATCCCGACGTCCCGGCCGAACTCGACGAGCTGGTGCTGTGGGCGACCGCGCGCGATCCCGCGGATCGCCCGGCGGATGCGCGCGCGCTTCTCGAGCAGCTGCGCGACACCTCGCGCTCACTCGCGACCTCGATCGTCGCCACGGGCCCGCAGCAGACGATGGTGCTGCCTCCCCTGTCCACCTCGGCCGCGGCGATGACGGCCGAGACGCAGGTCATCGCGCCCGCGGGTGCGGCTGCCGCGCCGCCCGCCGATCCTGGTACGCCCAGTCAACGGCTCGCGCTTGCCGCCCCCGCGCGTCGCCGCCGCGGCATCGCGATCATGCTCGTCGTTCTCCTCGTCGCCGGGCTCGCGGCCGTCGCCGGCTGGTGGTTCTCCAGTGGACCGGGCGGCTCGGTGACGATCCCTGAGCTGCGCAGCGTCGCCGAGGCGGACGCCCGGGTGATCCTCGCCGACGAGGGACTCCTTGTCGCGAGCGAGACGGTGCGCGAGTTCTCCCTCGACGTGGATGCGGGGCTCGTCATTCGCACGGATCCCCCCGCCGGCGAGGCGGTTCCGCGCGAAACCGAGGTCACTCTCGTGGTCTCGGAAGGCGCCGAGCCGACGACCGTTCCCGACGTGCGTGGCCAGCCCGAAGCGGACGCCCGGGCGATTCTCGAGGACGCGGGCTTTGTCGTCGCCGAGGAGCGCGCCGAGCGCTTCGACGGTGAGATCGGCGACGGCTCGGTCCTGGAGGTTCGCGATGCGGAAGGTTCCCCCCTCGCGGCGGGCGCCGACTCGTTCCGCGGCACGCCTGTGTCACTGCTCGTCTCGGTCGGCTCGATTCCCGAAGTTCGTGGCCTCACTCTCGACGCCGCCCAGGCGGAGCTCGATCGTCGAGGCCTCGGCTCCACCGTCGCGACCGAAACGTTCGACAACGACATCGCGGCGGGCTCTGTGCTGGGCTACGGCGATCTGCCGGAGGTCATTCAGCCGGGCGACACGCTGCCGCTGGTCGTCTCGCGCGGCCCCGACCTCGTGGAGATTCCCGACGTGATCGGGCTCAGCATCAACGAGGCGATCGAGGCGCTGCGCGCCGCCGAGTTCGGCGTCGACGTGCGCACGAACGTGCCCGAGAGCTTCCTCTGGAACTTCACGAGCGTGCAGAACGTCATCCCGTCACAGGACGGCAGCGCCGTGCGGGGCTCGACGATCATCATCGAGGCGTTCGTCTAA
- a CDS encoding peptidoglycan D,D-transpeptidase FtsI family protein, translated as MTSDRRTRRRVAATVLVMVIIVSAFVVRLVDIQVVRAADLATEAEARRSIPQTLQGLRGDIVDRNGVALADSVYRYDITVSPRFVGDYTLVNSETGEREKHSVWDALTSIAELTDTDPLDLLERIETALEANPNSDHAYLVRRVPTDVFQQVRDLRVPWVYSERIASRTYPNGQVAGNLVGFLGTDGPQTGLELRLDECLSAVDGSSTFERGADGVRLPGSTVVHQEPIDGGTLHTTIDSDLQWFSQQKLEEQARAVGADWATAMVVSVRDGHIIAAADWPTVDPNDVNSTHPDNLGSRIFSWPYEPGSTMKSISIAAMLDSGVTTPGERIGVPARYDTINGWQIRDAWAHDGLNLTTAGILMNSSNVGTSLLGERLTFAQREQYFRSFGFGAPTAVSFLGEESGIVRPADSIDGHGAYMQLFGQSISVTSAQMAQAYQAIANGGVLQPLTLVTGCQREDEVTHLPETEGTRVISQQAANQTVQILESVVTEGFVGPQLTVPGYRVAAKTGTAEVPVNGVYTSERIVSVAGLAPAENPEFVVIVTLGKPDTMKVAAAAAPPFQQIMTQVLKTFRVAPSTQPPPRLPTTW; from the coding sequence GTGACCTCGGATCGCCGCACACGTCGCCGGGTCGCCGCGACCGTGCTCGTCATGGTGATCATCGTCTCGGCGTTCGTCGTTCGCCTCGTCGACATCCAGGTCGTGCGTGCTGCCGACCTGGCAACGGAGGCCGAGGCGCGCCGGTCGATTCCTCAGACCCTGCAGGGCCTTCGCGGCGACATCGTCGACCGCAACGGCGTGGCCCTTGCCGACTCGGTGTACCGCTACGACATCACGGTCTCGCCCCGATTCGTCGGCGACTACACCCTGGTCAATAGCGAGACGGGGGAGCGTGAGAAGCACAGCGTGTGGGATGCGCTGACCTCCATCGCCGAGCTGACCGATACCGACCCGCTCGATCTGCTCGAGCGCATCGAGACGGCGCTTGAGGCGAATCCCAACAGCGACCACGCCTACCTGGTTCGCCGCGTGCCGACCGACGTCTTCCAGCAGGTGCGCGACCTGCGCGTGCCGTGGGTCTACTCCGAGCGCATCGCCTCGCGCACGTACCCGAACGGGCAGGTGGCGGGTAACCTCGTCGGCTTCCTCGGCACCGACGGCCCGCAGACGGGGCTCGAGCTGCGCCTCGACGAGTGCCTGTCGGCAGTCGATGGCTCGTCGACCTTCGAACGCGGCGCCGACGGCGTGCGCCTGCCCGGCAGCACCGTCGTGCACCAGGAGCCGATCGACGGCGGAACCCTGCACACCACGATCGACTCCGACCTGCAGTGGTTCTCCCAGCAGAAGCTGGAGGAACAGGCACGCGCCGTCGGTGCCGACTGGGCCACCGCCATGGTCGTCAGTGTCCGCGACGGGCACATCATCGCCGCCGCGGACTGGCCGACGGTCGACCCTAACGACGTCAACTCCACCCACCCCGACAATCTGGGTTCGCGCATCTTCTCGTGGCCATACGAGCCCGGTTCGACCATGAAGTCGATCTCGATCGCCGCCATGTTGGATTCGGGCGTGACCACGCCGGGCGAGCGCATCGGAGTGCCCGCGCGCTACGACACGATCAACGGCTGGCAGATTCGGGATGCGTGGGCTCACGACGGCCTGAATCTCACCACTGCGGGCATCTTGATGAACTCGTCAAACGTCGGCACGTCTCTGCTCGGTGAGCGACTGACCTTTGCGCAGCGCGAGCAGTACTTCCGCAGCTTCGGTTTCGGCGCTCCGACCGCGGTCTCCTTCCTCGGCGAAGAGTCGGGCATCGTGCGCCCGGCTGACTCGATCGACGGACACGGCGCTTATATGCAGCTGTTCGGCCAGTCCATCTCGGTGACGAGCGCGCAGATGGCGCAGGCCTATCAGGCCATCGCGAACGGCGGCGTCCTGCAGCCGCTCACCCTGGTTACCGGATGCCAGCGCGAGGACGAGGTGACGCACCTGCCCGAGACGGAGGGCACGCGGGTGATCTCGCAGCAGGCGGCGAACCAGACGGTGCAGATCCTCGAGTCGGTCGTCACCGAGGGGTTCGTCGGCCCGCAGCTCACCGTTCCCGGGTACCGGGTTGCCGCTAAAACCGGCACTGCCGAGGTGCCCGTCAACGGCGTCTACACGAGCGAGCGCATCGTGTCGGTCGCCGGTCTCGCACCGGCCGAGAACCCCGAATTCGTCGTCATCGTCACGCTCGGCAAGCCCGATACGATGAAGGTCGCCGCGGCCGCGGCGCCCCCGTTCCAGCAGATCATGACGCAGGTGCTCAAGACCTTCCGGGTGGCGCCGAGCACGCAGCCCCCGCCCCGCCTACCCACCACCTGGTAG